The DNA sequence attcaaagcaTTAGAGAGGGTAACATTTCAAATacaaaaacacatttcattaacTACTTTATCTCATATGTAGTTATCTTCCAAATAAACAACTGACATCTTTTTTGCTGAATATTTCATACAATGCATGtcaaatatgattttaaatgtTTACTGTTTGCAAGAATACAACACTGACTGTGAAATACAAACTCGGTGATTATTTGTTTTTGGCTGTTTGTCTTTCCCTTCACTTAGGAGCTCCGCTATTACCGCAAGATTCCTCTAACAATTCGGGCATTCCCAGCGGATTCTGACGTGACACACTCCATACCCATTTCGGTGAGTTCCCCTGATCATGTTGTTGAATGCCATGTACAAAGTGTTGGCGCTATCGTTGGGGTCCTGTCCATTGAGAGCAAATCCGCATTCATGGCATTCATTCATCTCAAATCCCTGGTCATTCTTGATCCTGATGTAATTGTTGGCCGCAAACATCGTGACTCGTGTAACGCCTGGCGCCAAAAGGGTGTTTAGCCATTCTGTTTTCTCTGTTTTGCAAAAATCCGACTTGTATCCCAAGATCCTAGGATAGTATCCCATGATTTCAGCATCATGTTTCGTATCTCCATAATCGCCACCTAATTGAAGACAGTTAAAATTAACACAAACAATAAGataaaaacaatctcataaatgCTGCAGaggatacaaaatagagaacgACTCCAGGTAACACCAAATGTGGATCAGGAGTCTAAGAGATATCAAACGTATCTATAATTCAGTAACCGgaaaaggataaaaaaaaaaagagcaatATCAAACGATATAATATTGATAAACTTGCGCTTACCCCAACCATCGTTGCTAGGGCTATCTCCCACGTTGAACATGTAACCCCTCCGTCGTTTTCCCAGAAACATGTCGATTCTGAGCATGCGCTGTCCACACGTGGGGAAGGAAACACACTGTTGCCAATCAGACAGACAGTTAGAAACGTTTTGGAATTTAGCTGTGAGATCAGCCATTACTCCACACTCCATGTTTGCTGACGGTGAGGTTGTAAATGTAGGTGTAGATACACCTTGCACACTTCCTGTGAAAACCCCCCTCGTGAGATCAATGGACATGCTGTTACGTCTTGGGCAGCAGGGTTTCCTCCATAACGTGGCCGTGGGTAAAGGTTTCAAAAGATGATCTTCAATGACTTCAAAATACAGTATTAATGATAACAtctcacagagagagagagagagagagagagagagagacagagagcaTGGATTATCAAAAATTTCGCAGAGCGAGCTTACTCGGATTTTCCTTTGCCAGTCCTTGGCAGACACAGCCCAACAAAAAGGCCAAGACCACTGATGACATATGCATTTTCACTGTTGCTTTTGAACTCTGCAATTAAATAGAAATTGGGTACATTTGTATAAATTCAAGAGAAATAAGGTATTCATTGGATATGATATTGACATAGTGAATTACAAGAACTGATAATTATATTTCCAACAACTTTCCAGATTGTAATgctagtcatttcctcatgaatgcaattGTTAACAACGCGCCTAGGAATCTTGATCAATATAGTATGCGTCTATTTCAACGACTGTGAATTCCCAGAGAGATCAAAGtcaaatgtatatgtaaaaaataagtttcattttcaaaatatatgaacATCGTAACAGTAGATATGCTATTATTACACTCACCTTATAAGCCTCAGGTAGTCTTCTGTAAACTTTGCTATACCCCTTGTCGTTGAGATTCTGACTTA is a window from the Ostrea edulis chromosome 5, xbOstEdul1.1, whole genome shotgun sequence genome containing:
- the LOC125652614 gene encoding uncharacterized protein LOC125652614, producing MHMSSVVLAFLLGCVCQGLAKENPIIEDHLLKPLPTATLWRKPCCPRRNSMSIDLTRGVFTGSVQGVSTPTFTTSPSANMECGVMADLTAKFQNVSNCLSDWQQCVSFPTCGQRMLRIDMFLGKRRRGYMFNVGDSPSNDGWGGDYGDTKHDAEIMGYYPRILGYKSDFCKTEKTEWLNTLLAPGVTRVTMFAANNYIRIKNDQGFEMNECHECGFALNGQDPNDSANTLYMAFNNMIRGTHRNGYGVCHVRIRWECPNC